TGAACGCTTAATCGAACGCACCCTCGCTGTATCCATGACAGCCGGCGTCTACCGATTTTAATAGACTTTACAGTTACATTCTAAAATAGCATACcagtaaatcaaataaataaatgtgttaaTAAGTGTTTTAATcttcaaatgtttttaaatttatcaacatAACTCATTTAGGTTAAAATAACCATTAAGTAtatctgattggtgtttgctgtcacgtgaccgGATGGATAGTTTTACGataatattatctaaaaatattaataatccttatattttataaaaattaatttagtgtttttttatctacaaattatgattaaacattagaaaattgtatccaatcgatttattcttagtggaaaAAAGCCTGTTGTAgcttaactttaattaaaaatgaattcttCGTATTGGAAGAACTGTATAGTGCCCCAGTGTAAAAGTACAACTCTAAAAACgccaaacaaattatttatttatgttcctCAGAATGAACAAATACGAAAAAAGTGGCTAAAACTTGCAAAGAGGGttgattttaatagtttatCAACAATCTCAAGAATGTATTTTTGTGAAGATCATTTCGATGTAAGTATATTTCACACCCCACaatctttgtattttataagtttCAAGCAAAACTGATGAAATTGACAGAATCAGAATTTTTCAAgcatattgataaaataatcatGTATGAGTTGAGGTTATGTTGcttttgttttatgatttaaaattgctgtttagtgttattatttattgtaatagacacacttttatttgtttttctagtTGCCAAATGATATGGAAAATTATATCGAGTATATTGTTATGGGAAAAGTATCAAAAGTACGTATGAAACCAGGTTGTGCTCCAAGTAAATTTGAATGTCAAGAAGATGGACGAAAACGACCATGCAGCAGTACAGAACAGTCGGatacattaaaagaaaaaagaatgaTGGTAATGGCAGAGGGTCTGAATAAACCAGAAGAAAGTTGTACACCAAGTTCATCTTTCAAAGATACTTCTAATAAAAGTTCAGGTATGTAATAAGCAACACAAACGGTTTGAAGTTTTAAACAATGAGTATCCcaatttcttattattaatattccagTGCCCTTACGAACTGACCCAAAAGTTTTGttactagatttttttattcatttattcaataGAGGGTTTTTGAagaccttaaatctgattttgcaTATTCGGGAAATTAACCATTCCTCCACCATCATGGAAAATAACATActtgctataaaatttgcaaataatttgcaccctcacgggtaaacagtaatgtttttcgaaaatgtgtttcaaccaaaagttgtttattcttctacgtttaaacttttgttctatctaacggtcaattgggtcttggtcctagttgttcatttacgaaaaatttcagcttgataactctTTTCATTTCTGAGTTATCTTgtagacagacaggcggacagacaccgaaaatggattaattaggtgattatataGACATctgttccaaaattttgttcatagcatcaatcaGGGGGCACGGGAGTATCCCCGCCAAGTCGAGTGCGAAGCAAACACTGTCGTACCATCCTTTATTGGATCCATTTCTCCGCATTTTCAAGCCCTTATTTgagaatacaaaaaactgatctaggaaattggggcaaaaatcgaaatttataaagaaatcgTAGTAAGGAACTTTACTTGGCAcgactttgtctagatttcattactttttagggGTAAACAAGCAGCTATATCGAGACTTGGttagttttttacagaatgtttttggtgagatatttttaagcgttatatataaacttgggactaaacttagtataccttgatatatttcatacatacatgaaatataaaaatctagTATCAAAACTTTTGGGTCACTTCTCTACGATTTACGTTAATTGCACTGGACCATAAGTttacttgtatttatttttctggtTTTCAAACAGATGGACCAAATGTgccagaaattttttgtgaaatgaaaTCAAGAGACGAGACATTATCACCTTTGAAACCGTCACTCATATCTGTTGCAACATCCCCATCAAATGctgaaactattttaaaatcaagTCCTACTGTGTCCGACCtaagaaaaattaatggaaatatatTGATTGAAGAAAAGCACTCTGACAGTCAGAAAACTTCTTCTAACTGTAATGAATTAATTGCAGAAAGCAGAAAAACAGAAACAATCGAGAccatattaaatacatttagaaaaattgagaaaaagcCTCAATTGTATATTGGTGTTCCACAAAATTGTTACTACTTAATTGATATAAGGAAAGATGGGAATAATATTCCCAATTCATTattctgtttaaataaaagtgaaccgaataaaaaaatggaaaataatttatctcaTGATGatgtaaataatcattttttaatcgatgaagaaaactttaaaaaagaattacatagtgaagttattattaaaaatgaaatatttgatgaaagcGATACGATGGAACATATaacaattaaagaagaaaataatataatggagGACCATGAACCAATTAAAAAGGAAATACAAGAAGAAAATGTTACAACAAAACACGAAGGGATAGATTTGAATGAAGAGTTTTCCATGGATAAACATAAAACAGTTAAAGTTGAGAATCAATTAAATGCAGAAGTTATAGTAAAGGaggaaatatttgatgaaaatgtttttgatcaTCAATCAATTCAAAATGAAGACAAGAATACTTCATCTGACGcttctgataaaaattttgctgaTCAAAGCACTTTAATtgtacataaacgaattcatagcgaagaaaaatctttttcatgTGCAATTTGTGGTAAAACCTTTACTGTAAAACATGATTTAATTCGACATGAACGAAtccatactggagaaaaacgtttttcatgtACCATTTGTGATAAAgcatttaatttcaaacacaatttaattatacatgAACGAACTCATAGTGGCGAAAAACCTTTTTCCTGTGGAGTTTGTGAAAAATCTTTTACTCAGAAACTCAGTTTTGATAATcataaacggactcatactggaaaaaaaggtttttcgtGTACAATTTGTGATAAAGCATTTACTTCCAACCACAATTTAATTGTACATGAACGAATTCATAGtggtgaaaaaccttttttctgtgaattttgtgataaatcatttactcagAAAAACAGTTTAGATATTCATAAACGGGCTCATacaggagaaaaacctttttcttgtgaCGTTTGTGGTAAATCATTTACACAGCAAAACAGTTTAGATTATCATAAACGGGCTCAtacaggagaaaaaccattttcctgtAACATTTGCGATAAATCATTTATTCAGAAAAACGGTTTAGATAATCATAAACGGGCTCATACTGGCGAAAACCTTTTTTTCTGTGAAATATGTAATAAAGTATTTACTTACAAACAGAATTTACTTAGACATGAACGAAATCATAGTGGAAGAAAACCTTTttcctgtgacgtttgtgataaaacatttactatgcgagaacatttaattatacacaaacgaattcatagtggagaaaaacctttctcctgtgacgtttgtgataaatcatttactacGCGAAGCATTTTAATTACACACAAGCGAACCCATAGTGGAAAAAAACCTTACTCCTGTGAGGTTTGTGATAAATCTTTTaatcagaaaaataatttagatattCATAAACggattcatactggagaaaaacctttttcctgTGAAATATGCGATAAATCGTTTACTCAGAAAATCAGTTTAGATAATcataaacggactcatactcaagaaaaactattttcctgtaaaatttgcgataaatcatttactcatAAAAACCGTTTAGATAATcataaacggactcatactggagaaaaacatttttcctgtgaaatttgtgataaagtaTTTACTTACAAACACAATTTAGTTTTACATGAACGAATGCATAGTGGAAGAAAACTTTTttcctgtgacgtttgtgaCAAATCATTTACTATTCGAGACAATTTGATTACACACAAACGaattcatagtggagaaaaaccattttcctgtgacgtttgtgaTAAATCGTTCACTCAGAAAAACAATTTAGATAATcataaacggactcatactGGGGAAAAACCCTTTTCctgtgaagtttgtgataaatcGTTTACCCAGAAAAACAGTTTAGATATTCATGAACagactcatactggagaaaaacgttttttaattaaaaatttactcgCCGAACCAATTTAATTGATCGTAAACGAAActtatactaataaaaatttaattttttttttaatgattaaatgcgtcattttaaatgaaaatgttgggATATGGTgtggaaatttgaattaaattaaatattaattccacttaaaagtaaattattttgttttaattaaaaacgagAGATCAAGGCTTACAAAGTTAAATCAAAagaataagtttataaaaaataaattgttgaattgttattcaatttataaggcaagcgaaatatattattttatgacacAAAGTTaagttgtaaatataaaatgtgtacATTTATTAATGTTTGTTCATACATTTCCACAAATAAACGttcccaattttcattatattaaaatttaagtgttCGATTGAAGATTCGGTTCCAGCTGTAATTTTGATTTCGACCCGGCCTAAGCTTTATAACAGAAAATGGCGTCTGTTTTCAGTaattccaatttagactaccatTTAAAAGTTCTAAATGGTTGTGATTTTGACTAGAGTTGTAACAAACTCTATGAACCGAATACTAAAATTATCTCGTTACTTGCATTTATcgttacacaaatttttatttataatacagtaGAACGCCGATTATCCAAATTAATTGGGACCGGGGTCGATTCGGATAATCAGACATAGactgataataaagaaaaacgaaCTATCACACATagaataaactttattaataaagtttaacaAACACAGTTCTACAAAACATGTAGTGTCTAGAGGCAGCTTCCAACCATAACAATTGAAATATATCTGGACTCAAACGAGTTCTAACTGgttacaacaaaacaaaacaaaaaatacatacatatttggttttaattttttatattacgcTGATTTGGATAATTGGCGATTCGGTTAATCGGCGTTCTACTGTATATACACTTTAGGATTCTAACAtgatgaacaaaagttttaactcCCTTGCCCCTTGGATGATTCCTGCATACGGGCCtggtttttaaggaaaaatataggtaataattttaaataagttttaatttttaacaaatcgttttttttaataaataaaacatataattaatgaaacagattaaatattaatattatttttggctaaaataagaattaaagtattctttttaaacaacatatttcttttttgtaaaaaatctcGCTATTGTAGGTACTAATCTAAGTAACGTAAATATATGTGCAACAGTGTATCCAATAATAGCACCTAAAACACATGGTATCGGCCATTGTTGCCACGGTCGATTCCAATCCAATGGTATAACAACGGCACCAAACCTAgacgaattaaaataaaatgtatacgtGTGATAATTCCTACAGGTTTGGTTGTAGATGAAAATAGTGCATTtcgttattgaaaaacaaaatacattgcTGGACAGATTTAAAGGAACGCCTAAAAAACAACACGTATCTCTGTATCAGAAAGTCTGCTTGGCAAAAAACCTTAAGGCAACTTACCGTAGGCTCGAATAAAGGATTCTGCAAtgtaagaaaacaaataaaaataaaataccttacaaaaaagtacaatgaataaaaatttgaataactgtGGACGctagttttttttagtttaaggtAGACTCAATGACTTTGGATCAATACTGGACCTTTCGCAGAATCTTTTATTCGAACCTAAGGTAAGTTgccttcatttttttttttcagtatgtCCAGCAGTATAAATCGCATTACTTTTGAGATGTGCTTCTTTAATCTTTTTTCACctgaaaaaatcgatttaagCACTGTATCGAAGAAGGATACAATTTTTTCCATGGAAATACCATCCAAATTCCGCATATTATATATCCCTACATAACGAATTTCAACTTAAGGGGACCCATGTAGATgcttaacaaattaataaacagACATCCCTAAAATCCCGTAGTGTTATGAAAGGAATTTATGACGAACCCcaatcgattttcttttttagatAACAAAATACACTGTTTCCGCCTACATCCAATTCTGTACAAATTATTCCTTCATAGACTTAATAAACAGTTCAAGGTGGTAATCGAATTGTTCTTATGAAATTTCCTAATGAATTTACCATCATAatagcaaaaatttattgatttcctTTGGAGtctcataatttaaaatcattctaTTCGATAAATACAACTTGTGGTTAAAATTCGTCTAAGTCTAGTAGGTCTTTGGCCAAGCGTAGATTTAGTGAAGCATTTCAGAAAGGCTGAGAATTTCATAAGTGTAAGAGACAGTCCTGTGTCCTCAATCTTAAGCATATTCCGCGTTCTCAAAGCAGGGGACTTTGGTCCCAAAAGAGTGTCAAAGATGTAGAGTCTATCTCAAGTTTGAAATGATTCTAGAAAGGGTAGAACCGGTTTTAATCGACAAATATTCCAAAGAAAGATAATCGATGTGAGATCATCTACAAGTAGGGGGGGGAGTTGGTTCGCAACGCTAATTCCCCTCCCCCCACAACCACTGTGGACGATCTCACATCGACTCTCTTTATTTGGAATATCTATCGATTAAAATTGGTTCTATCCTTTCAGGAATCAGTTCAAACTAGATAGATGCTATATCTTTGACAGTCTATTGAGGCTAAAGTTCCGCTTTGAGAACGGTTTTTGAATTTCCAGGGTTTCCCAATTCGATCACTACCCTGAAACGTTTACTTTTACTGTACTTACCATGCACCAAAAATTGTACACTGAATATTACGTTGTATAATTTCAGCTAATAAATCCCCCGGTAATGGTTTCATACCAGCCAACAGTGAGATTGTTACATCAACACCACAATGGATACAGCCGGGGAACACGGTGAGTATTGTTATTAACGCGGACAACATTAAAGTTTCCTCGTGATGAGAGAATATTGACGCTCcgaaaaatattgcaaatacaaaatatacaccAGTCATACCAATTATAaccgaaataaatttaaatatttcctttaatttgattttactgCCATATTTTTTTGAACGTTTCACATCTTTATGCAGGGTTGTTTCATCTTTGATCGTGTAACACCATGCTAATTTTACACACTCCGAAAATACTAATGCGGCTAAAACACTaaacgatttatattttccaatattatataaattatccgTGTAAACGAGAGTTATTAATATTAACGGTATACAAATACAAGTGAACGAACTGTGCATTGTTGCGATTCGAACACCATAACGATCTACTGTTTCGAGCACCATTTTTATCTTAACGATTTAGCCTGTAAATTAAATGTacgattgataaatatttaatccaAAACTGTactttattccaaaattacctgttaatatttaaaaacatctgAATATAGGTTATGTTCCTTCCAAAAAATCGTCTTTACTTTCCGTAAAAGGGAAATTGTTTATGAAATAGAAATAAGAAGTTTTCATTGCTCATGATACGACGATTTCAATCAGATTCTTAATCTGAGAACCCTTTTAACAAATTTACTatgacttttattaataaattatcgaattttCGATGGATATGATTagaattaaaatgtataaaggtTGGTGCTTATCATTGTTGTAATCCGAAATTCGTATAATAAACGCTTGTGGCATAATAAAGGTTAAGTTCCACTATCACGTCAATGACAAATGTTAGTTTTGGGTGACGGCAAACTTTAAAGAAGCTACATTTGGATGTCTTATCTCCATGGACGGAAATTAATATGTCTTCTGTTTCCATAACCCAAAGCGTATGTTTTCCGCATAAGTCAAAAAAAcgtatatcaaaaattttaacgtaacgtaaaaatttgaatattattttattgacatGACCAACACAATGCTTCGTTGATGTTAAtcaaatactattattttatcgatGATATTAATCAATCAGAAATCTTGATAGTGGCCGTTCATGACACGATGGTAACATGACACGAATGTAGTCAACCCCTAAGGAGCCATCTACTCTAGCCAAGTATTTCCCTTATAAAGCAGAGATGCTAGTATAGAGTTATTCCCTAGTTCTTTAGTATAGGTAGCTGATAGACATAAGGCAGATAAAGTATGTCGCACGCGATTAGTTATTATTCATACAGCTAAGTTACTAATCGCGTACCTTTAATCACCCATCGCTTTATATGTAAATTCACCAttaataggccttttcatcgatttgcttttgtttcggacagatgtcaaaaaactattcaattaaagaaaatctaatatattttacGTTTATCAAACAGCGCTTTTTGACGAAGATAGAAAATAtgtgatatgtctttacttgattgaaactgcccgaaacaaaaaaagaatcatttgtTAAATGAAAAGCCCCATCGCTCCGTCGCTTGTCGTTCTCTAAGTGAACTCGCCTTTAAAACAAAGCACTAGGAGCGCCACCATGCATTGCGGCAGATaactaaaatttgatttaaattttgtttacattttgcaacttattaacttatttgacatttaacgtacttttaaagttttaaccATGTTTTAACTTATCAGAAAAATCGTAAAATGGAaggaaatatattaaaagaatggtttttaaatattaattataatccaTATAAAATACCAACGGATGATAAATTCAAATTGTAAGTattttaagtacatttttattcaaaattcaatttatatatatatattttttaatctagtCTTTGTCAAGGAAAAATCGGTCCAATATGGCAAGAAGTAATCAATGTTTTCGAAAGTCGTAAAAAAGTGgataaaattagattaaatcttatatatcatggcttaaaaaataatttaaaggtaAGTAATTctcaattaaaaagaaaaaagatgtcgaaaaaaagattaaaatttttcttgtttatttaaagAGTACGGATTTGAAACCCAAACAAGTAGAATTATGGAATAGAAAAATAGAATTAGAaggaaatttatatgaaattaaacaaaaaattaaagaaactgaAAAACGATTAAATGCTGAAGTGcataatggaaaattaaaatgttagtaTGCTAataaatagacctttttcacatttttttttcttttttttaaatgaaagtaaaagtcTTGATAAATGAGCTAATTTTTCCCCCCGATtttttttggagccatatgaccgagaaaaccgacaatgaaaatgattaaaattcaaattgacgaA
This genomic interval from Chrysoperla carnea chromosome 1, inChrCarn1.1, whole genome shotgun sequence contains the following:
- the LOC123295097 gene encoding zinc finger protein 271-like is translated as MNSSYWKNCIVPQCKSTTLKTPNKLFIYVPQNEQIRKKWLKLAKRVDFNSLSTISRMYFCEDHFDLPNDMENYIEYIVMGKVSKVRMKPGCAPSKFECQEDGRKRPCSSTEQSDTLKEKRMMVMAEGLNKPEESCTPSSSFKDTSNKSSDGPNVPEIFCEMKSRDETLSPLKPSLISVATSPSNAETILKSSPTVSDLRKINGNILIEEKHSDSQKTSSNCNELIAESRKTETIETILNTFRKIEKKPQLYIGVPQNCYYLIDIRKDGNNIPNSLFCLNKKENNIMEDHEPIKKEIQEENVTTKHEGIDLNEEFSMDKHKTVKVENQLNAEVIVKEEIFDENVFDHQSIQNEDKNTSSDASDKNFADQSTLIVHKRIHSEEKSFSCAICGKTFTVKHDLIRHERIHTGEKRFSCTICDKAFNFKHNLIIHERTHSGEKPFSCGVCEKSFTQKLSFDNHKRTHTGKKGFSCTICDKAFTSNHNLIVHERIHSGEKPFFCEFCDKSFTQKNSLDIHKRAHTGEKPFSCDVCGKSFTQQNSLDYHKRAHTGEKPFSCNICDKSFIQKNGLDNHKRAHTGENLFFCEICNKVFTYKQNLLRHERNHSGRKPFSCDVCDKTFTMREHLIIHKRIHSGEKPFSCDVCDKSFTTRSILITHKRTHSGKKPYSCEVCDKSFNQKNNLDIHKRIHTGEKPFSCEICDKSFTQKISLDNHKRTHTQEKLFSCKICDKSFTHKNRLDNHKRTHTGEKHFSCEICDKVFTYKHNLVLHERMHSGRKLFSCDVCDKSFTIRDNLITHKRIHSGEKPFSCDVCDKSFTQKNNLDNHKRTHTGEKPFSCEVCDKSFTQKNSLDIHEQTHTGEKRFLIKNLLAEPI
- the LOC123295105 gene encoding uncharacterized protein LOC123295105; amino-acid sequence: MEGNILKEWFLNINYNPYKIPTDDKFKFLCQGKIGPIWQEVINVFESRKKVDKIRLNLIYHGLKNNLKSTDLKPKQVELWNRKIELEGNLYEIKQKIKETEKRLNAEVHNGKLKC
- the LOC123305231 gene encoding glycosylphosphatidylinositol anchor biosynthesis protein 11, which translates into the protein MVLETVDRYGVRIATMHSSFTCICIPLILITLVYTDNLYNIGKYKSFSVLAALVFSECVKLAWCYTIKDETTLHKDVKRSKKYGSKIKLKEIFKFISVIIGMTGVYFVFAIFFGASIFSHHEETLMLSALITILTVFPGCIHCGVDVTISLLAGMKPLPGDLLAEIIQRNIQCTIFGAWFGAVVIPLDWNRPWQQWPIPCVLGAIIGYTVAHIFTLLRLVPTIARFFTKKKYVV